TATTGCATTAGTAGTTATCCCTATATTGTCAATTCCACAGTCTTCATAAGTATATCTTATAATTTCAACGATATCTGGATGCAGTAAAGGTTCTCCACCTGTAAATCTAATCTTATTTATACCTAATTCAACAAGACCTTTTATAATAAACTTATAATCATCCGTAGTTAATGATTCATTTATACCCTTTTGTTTAAATTGTGCATCTAACGGCATACAATAGACACATCTTAAATTACATTTATCAGTTAATGAAATACGTGCATAATTTATATTTCTTCCAAATCTATCATTCATAACTAGCTACCCTCTTTACTTGCCTATTTTATATATAGTTATTATATACTATTTTTGACTATTCGTGGCACATTCCGTAGCTTGTCCTTTTAAAATTTCTATTCCATGATCTAATGCATCTATTACAAAGCTTAGGTTTTCAATTGCCCCTTTAGGACTCCCTGGTAAATTTATTATTAAAGAATTTTTTCTAATTCCACTAATCCCTCTACTTAAAATAGCTTTTTTAGTTATTTCACTAGATTTCATTCTCATATATTCGCTAATTCCTGGTATTTCTTTTTCTATAATTAATTTAGTAGCTTCTGGTGTTATATCTCTTTTAGAAAAACCTGTTCCTCCATTAGTTAATATTAAATCTGCTATTTCATTATCACAGATTTTTCTAAGCTCTTCTTGCAACATTTTACTGTCATCTTTTAATAATCTATAACTTACCACCTTATATCTATTAGTTCCTTCAATATATTCTTTTATTTTAGGACCAGTTAAGTCTTCTCTTTGACCTTCATATCCTTTATCGCTAAGTGTTATTATTGCAACTGTAAACATAATCAATCTCCTTTTTTAACTTCATCTATCTTTTTAATTTTTTGTCTTTTCTATGAGATAAATCTCCATTATTTTTAACTAATAATAGCTCTGCTATTATACCAAAAGCTATCTCATTCACTTCATTTGAACATATATTAAGCCCTACTGGTGCGTATACTTTATTTAATTTAGCTGAACTTATGTTTTCTTTAGCTAAATCATCTTTTATTTTTTCCCATTTTTTATTGCTTCCAATCATACCTATATATGGAGGATCATTTTTTATAATCTCTCTTAAAGCTTCTAAATCTTTCTCATATCCTCTAGTTGCTATTATTACATATGTATTGTTATCTATATTTAGCTTACTTAAAATATTTTTTATATCTCCAGAATATATCTCATTTGCAAATTTAAATCTCTCTTCATTTGCAAACTCTTCTCTATCATCAACTATTATAGTATAAAAATCCAAAGTTCTTGATACATTGTATAAGTTAATTCCAACATGCCCAGCTCCAACTATCAGCAACTTAGGCTTAGGCTTAAATACTTTTATATATCCAGTAACACTACCACCACACTGCATAGGTGTATCTTCCGACTTTTCATTTAATGAATGTTTGAATAGACTATCATTTTCATTTTCTAAACACTCTTTGCATTTATTTATGATCTCATACTCTAATATTCCTCCACCAACAGTTCCAATTATACTTCCATCTTTAAAATATGCAAGTGTTGCTCCTGCTTTTCCAGGACTTGAACCTTTAACCTCTGTAAGCATTGCAAAAGCAACTTTATTTCCATTTTTAACTTCATTGTTTATTTTATCTAATATTTCACTGTGCATCTGCAACCTCCAACTTAAATTAATTACTTTTTTATATATTTCCTGTGTTTATATACTTTACTACAGTTTCTAATACACTACCTGCTATACATCTTGCCTTATCTGATATCGTATAACAATTTTTTACTTCATCTATTCTTGGATCTATATCTAAAATTTTAAGCCTACTTACTATATTAGACTTATTTCTTATAATTCCTCTTAATACTCCCGAAATACTAGCTTTTACTTCATGGATTTTCTGATTTTCATCTACTATTTGCGCAAGAATTTGACCCTTTTCTACCTTATCCCCAATTTCTGCTATGGTATTAATTATTCCACTCGCACTTGAATAACCTACTCTCTCTTTTCCAATTCCATTTATATTACCTGGTGTTCCTGTATTTTTTAATGCATATCCTTCTTTTATTATTTTACCTAAATTATGTCCTCTAATTGTTTCAATAACTATATCCACATCTTTCCCTGCAAAAAATCCTGGGCCTAGTCCTATTGTTAAAGGAGCCATATTTTTATTAGTTCCTAGATTTTTTTTTGCTAGTATTGCATCTATAACTACTTTGGGCTTTATTTGCTTTATATAATCTCCATTCGGATCCACTACTAAAGCTACCTTATCTTCATTCAACACAGAATATATGTCATCTAAATTTTCACATAACTTACAAATAACATTATCTATTTCAACTTCACTTTCATATATAGCTTCACAAAATGAAACTTTTCTTCTTATCGCTAAAGGTTTTTCAACTTCTAATGCTACTACATCAAATCCACAATTGCTTAATTTGTGTATAACACCACTAGCTAAGTCACCAGCTCCTCTTACTACTATTATATTTTCCATCAGTACCTCCAAACTTTATAATACTTTTTTCAATATATATTAGTATTATACGATACATTTATTTTTTTTCATATAAAATAATTCGTAATTATCAAAAAACAGTGTATCTAGTATTTTTTCTAGATACACTGTTTTTATTAGTAGTTTTTATATTTATCCCAATCTTCTTTTTTCTTTTCTTTTTTTCTTTCAATTATTTTAACTACAAGAAGCACTATACTTCCTAAAGCTAATAACCCTGGAACTAATACTCCTAAGATAATAGCTATAATTAACCCTGCGCTAATTTTCATCACCTTCTACAACTACAGCAGTCCCATAAGCAAGCATTTCCGCTGCACCTTGCATAACCGCAGCTGATGTTAGCCTAAATCCTATTATTGCATTTGCACCTTGACTTTGTGCATCTTCAACCATTCTATTTATAGCTATTTTTCTAGCTTCTGTCATCATTTCATCATATCCTGTTAGTTCTCCACCAACTAATTGTTTAAATCCAGCCCCAATATCTTTGCCTATATGTTTAGCTCTTATAGTACTACCTTTTGCTAAACCTAAAACTTTATTGATTTTTTTCCCTGGTACATTATCTATTGTTAATATTAACATCTCTATCCTCCTTAAATACTATTTAACTAAATTATAACATATATTATTTTTATACTTACCATATTATATATTAATTAAATCAAAGATTAATATATATTAAATTCCTTGCATAAACTTACTCCATATATTACATTTATATTTAAACTTTTTGCTTTTTTTATTATTGCATCATTATAACTATCTTTTTCAAACCAAATATTATTTATATCTAAAAGCTCCATTTCTTCTAATATAACATATGTTTCTATAGTTTCATCCACTATTATAACTACATCAATATTATGAGGAACATCCTTTAAACTTTCATAAATAAATATGTCGTTAGTTTGTATATTATTTTCATAGTTAATTCCAACAACATTACATTCATGATTTTTTAAAAGTTCTATTATTTTATACGATTTGCTACCTGATGAATAATCTTTTGCAACAACCGCCCATGAATCATACTTTAAAAAATGCATACCCTTTACCCCCAAATAAATACTTCATTAATATAATATGATTTAACTATATTTTTTTTGCTAAGTAAGTTTATTTATTCAAATATTTGAATAACTTTTTTCTCAAATTCAATCTTTATCTCATCTTTACTCTCTAAATATTCTTCATAATTATTTATTTCTTGGCTTATATAAGTTACAAATTCTGTTGTCAATGAATTTATTTTTTCTAAGTTATAATCATATAAAATTTCTACACTATCTACATTTGTAAATCCATTTGCTATACTCTCGTATATATCTCGTACAATAGTTTTAGATTTTGTTCCAAACTTGCTTACTATTATTGATTTATTATCTTTAGATAAAACTATATCCTTTATAAATAAGACAAAATTTTCAAAGTCTTGCTTATTATTGTAAGGTTCTATTTCAAATAGAATTCTAAAGAATAGATTCCATGCAAATTCTGCATTTAACTTAGACTCTATATACTCACCTAATCTCTTACAAAATACATCTTTAAAAATAACTTCTTCTTCAAATACTATTGGCTTTGTAAAATCAATATCCTTTTTAGCAATATGATTTAATCTCCCTAATTCCTCTATCATAAGATCTCCAAATGCATCTTGGCTTTTTTGTTTCTTATTAAATGAATAGCTAATTATAGTTTCACATGGTTTTTTAAAGTCAACAACAAACCCTATACTATCTTTCATTTTTGCTGAAAAAGTATCATAAGTTATTTTAGCTAAAAACTTTTGTAGTGCTTTTGTTCTTTCATCCTCATTGCTAGTCTTTCCTGTTTGGAAGTTTTTATATAAACTTAATAACTGATTATCTATCATGGTTAAGTTATTCTTAATAGATGACATCATATCTTTTAAAAAGCTATCCCCTATTAAATATGTGTTATTTTTATAAATAATTTTATGTTCTATTTCACTCCAAAAAATATTTACTAGAGATTTTATCTGAAGCTCAAACTTAATTTGTTTATCCATATATTCAATGCATCCATCTATTCTATAAATTTCAAATCCATTTTTTTGTTTCATAGGCTGTTTTTCATTAAATTTAAGCTTTATATCTTTATTATTTTTATTATAATAATATACTTTGTCATCTGTCTTATTAAAGTATCGTCTTAAGACTCTATATATTTTATTTTCATCTTCTATAAATCTGCACTCAATTCTTATACCTATTAAATCAGATAAATTATGAATAAGATTAGTTGCTTCATTATATTTTTTTAAATATCTATTTCTTATAATTTTTTCTTGTAAACTTGTTTCTGATTTTACTCTTGCAGAAATATTTATATATTCCTGATTTTTATCTTGTAGTATATATTCAAAATTTTTTCTAAGCTCATCTGATATTAATTCTAATGTTGGAGCCATAGACTGTAACATATCTATAGATTCGTCTATAAACTCAAATTCTTTTAAACTCATTTTATTTCTCCTGTATTTTTATTTATTACTTAGTTTATCACTGTATTATACATTAAGTAAATATACTTCAAAAATACTTCATATACATTTCATATTCAATAAAATATAGCTTATAAAAATTTCTTATTCAAATAAGTATATATATTGGCCATAGCCAAGCTCTTTCATTTTTTCTCTAGGTATAAAATTTAGCGCAGATGAGTTTATACAAAATCTAATACCACCTAATTTTTTAGGGCCATCATCAAAGACATGACCTAAATGACTATCTCCTTCTTGGCTTCTAACCTCTACCCTTTTCATTCCATTAGAATAGTCATATCTTCCAACTACACATTCATTATTAATAGCTTTTGAAAAACTAGGCCATCCACATCCTGAATCAAACTTATCCTTAGATGAAAATAACACTTCTCCGCTTACAACATCTACATATATTCCTTCTTTAAAATTATCATAGTATTCATTTTCAAAAGGTCTCTCGGTCATATTATTTTGAGTTACTTGATATTGTAAGTCAGTTAAATTCTTTTTAGCCCAATTCTTTTTTACAAAATCAAATCTTCCACTACCTTTATAGTATGCCTCATAGCTTGCCCTATTTTTTTTGTAATAATTTTGATGGTATTCTTCAGCTTCGTAGAACTGTTGTGCTTCAATAATCATGGTTACAATTGGATCTGTATAAATTTCACTTTTTTCTAAATCTTCTTTTGATTTTTCTGCCATTTTTCGTTGTATCTCATCATGATAAAATATTACTGTTTTATATCTTTCTCCTCTATCATTAAACTGACCCTTTATATCTGTTGGATCAATCTGATTCCAAAATATATCTAAAAGTTCATCATATCCAATTATAGTCTCATCATAAACAATCTGAATTGCTTCTATGTGACCTGTATTTCCTGAACAAACTTGTTCATATGTGGGATTTTTAGTATGACCTCCTGTATATCCAGATACAACTTTTTCCACACCTTCATATTCATTAAATGGTTTTACCATACACCAAAAACATCCACCAGCAAAAGTTGCAAGCTTTTTCATTTTATCAACTCCTATTTTAAAAACATATACTATATTTATTCCCTAAGTAAAAGGCAACTAACCAATATAGTTTCTAAATTTTAAATTCACGACTTACTTTCTAGATAACATTAATCCTACTAGTACACATTCAATATTTATAAAAAATTCTCTTCGCTCATGTCGCCATCGACTTATTCCGTTGCTCAAAAATGGATTTTTACGCTAGCTACAATATCTGACATTACTTATTTACAGTAATTATCCACAGGTTCTAAAGTATCATAATTTTATTAAGCTAAAAAAATAAAAGACGTTTATAAAACGTCTTTTTCTTGAAATTTAAAATAT
Above is a genomic segment from Romboutsia lituseburensis containing:
- a CDS encoding YbjQ family protein; translation: MLILTIDNVPGKKINKVLGLAKGSTIRAKHIGKDIGAGFKQLVGGELTGYDEMMTEARKIAINRMVEDAQSQGANAIIGFRLTSAAVMQGAAEMLAYGTAVVVEGDEN
- a CDS encoding CoA-binding protein, with protein sequence MHFLKYDSWAVVAKDYSSGSKSYKIIELLKNHECNVVGINYENNIQTNDIFIYESLKDVPHNIDVVIIVDETIETYVILEEMELLDINNIWFEKDSYNDAIIKKAKSLNINVIYGVSLCKEFNIY
- a CDS encoding XdhC family protein; this translates as MHSEILDKINNEVKNGNKVAFAMLTEVKGSSPGKAGATLAYFKDGSIIGTVGGGILEYEIINKCKECLENENDSLFKHSLNEKSEDTPMQCGGSVTGYIKVFKPKPKLLIVGAGHVGINLYNVSRTLDFYTIIVDDREEFANEERFKFANEIYSGDIKNILSKLNIDNNTYVIIATRGYEKDLEALREIIKNDPPYIGMIGSNKKWEKIKDDLAKENISSAKLNKVYAPVGLNICSNEVNEIAFGIIAELLLVKNNGDLSHRKDKKLKR
- the msrA gene encoding peptide-methionine (S)-S-oxide reductase MsrA; translation: MGVDKMKKLATFAGGCFWCMVKPFNEYEGVEKVVSGYTGGHTKNPTYEQVCSGNTGHIEAIQIVYDETIIGYDELLDIFWNQIDPTDIKGQFNDRGERYKTVIFYHDEIQRKMAEKSKEDLEKSEIYTDPIVTMIIEAQQFYEAEEYHQNYYKKNRASYEAYYKGSGRFDFVKKNWAKKNLTDLQYQVTQNNMTERPFENEYYDNFKEGIYVDVVSGEVLFSSKDKFDSGCGWPSFSKAINNECVVGRYDYSNGMKRVEVRSQEGDSHLGHVFDDGPKKLGGIRFCINSSALNFIPREKMKELGYGQYIYLFE
- a CDS encoding MogA/MoaB family molybdenum cofactor biosynthesis protein; this encodes MFTVAIITLSDKGYEGQREDLTGPKIKEYIEGTNRYKVVSYRLLKDDSKMLQEELRKICDNEIADLILTNGGTGFSKRDITPEATKLIIEKEIPGISEYMRMKSSEITKKAILSRGISGIRKNSLIINLPGSPKGAIENLSFVIDALDHGIEILKGQATECATNSQK
- the yqeB gene encoding selenium-dependent molybdenum cofactor biosynthesis protein YqeB; translated protein: MENIIVVRGAGDLASGVIHKLSNCGFDVVALEVEKPLAIRRKVSFCEAIYESEVEIDNVICKLCENLDDIYSVLNEDKVALVVDPNGDYIKQIKPKVVIDAILAKKNLGTNKNMAPLTIGLGPGFFAGKDVDIVIETIRGHNLGKIIKEGYALKNTGTPGNINGIGKERVGYSSASGIINTIAEIGDKVEKGQILAQIVDENQKIHEVKASISGVLRGIIRNKSNIVSRLKILDIDPRIDEVKNCYTISDKARCIAGSVLETVVKYINTGNI
- a CDS encoding GTP pyrophosphokinase; translated protein: MSLKEFEFIDESIDMLQSMAPTLELISDELRKNFEYILQDKNQEYINISARVKSETSLQEKIIRNRYLKKYNEATNLIHNLSDLIGIRIECRFIEDENKIYRVLRRYFNKTDDKVYYYNKNNKDIKLKFNEKQPMKQKNGFEIYRIDGCIEYMDKQIKFELQIKSLVNIFWSEIEHKIIYKNNTYLIGDSFLKDMMSSIKNNLTMIDNQLLSLYKNFQTGKTSNEDERTKALQKFLAKITYDTFSAKMKDSIGFVVDFKKPCETIISYSFNKKQKSQDAFGDLMIEELGRLNHIAKKDIDFTKPIVFEEEVIFKDVFCKRLGEYIESKLNAEFAWNLFFRILFEIEPYNNKQDFENFVLFIKDIVLSKDNKSIIVSKFGTKSKTIVRDIYESIANGFTNVDSVEILYDYNLEKINSLTTEFVTYISQEINNYEEYLESKDEIKIEFEKKVIQIFE